One Anoplopoma fimbria isolate UVic2021 breed Golden Eagle Sablefish chromosome 2, Afim_UVic_2022, whole genome shotgun sequence DNA window includes the following coding sequences:
- the phka2 gene encoding phosphorylase b kinase regulatory subunit alpha, liver isoform, whose product MRSRSNSGVRLDGYARLVQETILCHQNPVTGLLPASTQKKDAWVRDNVYSVLAVWGLGMAYRKNADRDEDKAKAYELEQSVVKLMQGLLQCMMRQVAKVEKFKHTQSTKDCLHAKYDTPTCATVVGDDQWGHLQVDATSIYLLMLAQMTASGLRIISNLDEVAFIQNLVFYIEAAYKVADYGMWERGDKTNQGIPELNGSSVGIAKAALEAIDELDLFGAHGGPKSVIHVLPDEVEHCQSILCSMLPRASTSKEIDAGLLSVISYPAFAVEDADLVAITKSEIISKLQGRYGCCRFIRDGYRCPKEDPSRLHYDPAELKLFENIECEWPVFWTYLILDGIFAGDQVQVEEYREALEGILIRGKNGIKLLPELYAVPSDKVEEEYSNPHSVDRVAMGQLPHMWGQSLYILSCLLAEGFLAPGEIDPLNRRFSTNFKPDVVVQVCVLAESEEIQDLLRDHGIVVQTMSEVLPIRVMPARILSHVYVRLGNCKKLNLSGRPYRHIGVLGTSKFYEIRNRSYIFAPQFLDQHHFYLALDNQMIVEMLRTELAYLSSCWRMTGRPTLTFPITRSMMVEDGDAIDPCILATLRKLQDGYFAGARVQMSDLSSVQTTSFHTQLSFLDQDNDDGLLEDEDEEDDDEYGQEFNNFGPLEGSKDMFDQYLTQILHSTTTKCHLPPIQRGQHHVFSAEHTTRDILSFMAQVQGLNIPKSSMYLPLTPVKNKRRKALNLLEVPPHPQPGPNVKQHKSHSAAELHLPRDSQGNTDFAVLVRQLRECPTLQDQADILYILYAMKGADWLVELSGPGQGGVSVRSLLEELYVQAGACKEWGLIRYISGILRKRVEVLAEACTDLISHHKQLTVGLPPEPRERVITVPLPPEELNTLIYEASGQDISVAVLTQEIMVYLAMYVRSQPALFGDMLRLRIGLIMQVMATELARSLHCSGEEASESLMSLSPFGMKNLLHHILSGKEFGVERSMRPIQSTATSPAISIHELGHTGATKTERTGIHKLKSEIKQIFSGSLSMSSNVTSPRSTRCSSPSTPSGILSPVGPGPGDGQLHWEDRQGQWLRRRRLDGAINRAPVGFYQKVWKILQKCHGLSIDGYVLPSSTTREMTEGEIKFAVQVESVLNHVPQPEYRQLLVETVMVLSLVAEVDVDSIGGIIHVERILHLANDLFLNDQKSHSASDYFLEKDPATGICNFFYDSAPSGSFGTMTYLSKAAITYVQDFLPSSSCQMQ is encoded by the exons atgaggagcCGCAGTAACTCAGGAGTGAGGCTCGATGGCTACGCCAGGCTGGTCCAAGAGACCATCCTGTGCCACCAG aacCCAGTGACAGGACTTCTGCCTGCCAGTACCCAGAAGAAAGATGCCTGGGTGAGGGATAATGTGTACAGCGTCCTGGCCGTGTGGGGGCTGGGCATGGCCTACCGCAAGAACGCAGACCGCGATGAAGACAAGGCCAAGGCCTACGAGTTGGAGCAG AGTGTGGTGAAACTGATGCAGGGACTTCTGCAGTGCATGATGAGACAG GTGGCCAAGGTGGAGAAGTTCAAACACACCCAGAGTACAAAGGACTGCTTGCATGCCAAATACGATACTCCCACCTGTGCCACGGTTGTCGGGGACGACCAGTGGGGCCATCTCCAGGTGGATGCCACCTCTATTTACTTGCTGATGCTTGCACAGATGACAGCCTCAG GTCTTCGCATCATCTCAAACCTGGATGAGGTGGCGTTCATCCAAAACTTGGTCTTCTACATAGAGGCTGCTTACAAAGTGGCG GATTATGGGATGTGGGAGCGAGGTGACAAGACCAACCAGGGCATCCCCGAGCTCAATGGCAGCTCTGTAGGAATTGCTAAG GCAGCCCTGGAGGCCATAGATGAGCTGGATCTTTTCGGTGCCCATGGGGGGCCGAAGTCCGTTATCCACGTTCTGCCTGATGAAGTGGAACATTGTCAG TCCATCCTGTGCTCCATGCTGCCAAGAGCTTCAACGTCAAAGGAGATAGATGCCGGTCTGCTGTCTGTCATTTCCTACCCTGCTTTTGCTGTCGAGGATGCTGACCTGGTGGCCATCACTAAGTCGGAAATCATAAGCAAACTGCAG GGTCGCTATGGCTGCTGCCGCTTCATCAGGGATGGATATCGTTGTCCTAAAGAG GACCCGTCTCGGCTGCACTACGATCCCGCAGAGCTCAAGCTGTTTGAGAATATCGAGTGCGAGTGGCCCGTGTTCTGGACTTATCTCATCCTGGACGGTATCTTTGCTGGAGATCAAGTGCAG GTGGAGGAGTACCGTGAGGCACTGGAGGGCATTTTGATCAGAGGGAAGAACGGCATCAAGCTGTTGCCTGAACTTTATGCTGTGCCTAGTGACAAG gtggaggaggagtacAGCAATCCCCACTCAGTGGACAGGGTGGCCATGGGGCAGCTGCCGCACATGTGGGGACAGTCGCTCTACATCTTGAGCTGTCTTCTGGCCGAG GGTTTTTTAGCACCAGGAGAGATAGATCCCCTCAACAGGAGATTCTCTACAAACTTCAAACCAGATGTTGTGGTACAAG tttgtgttCTAGCAGAGTCCGAGGAAATCCAGGATTTGCTAAGGGATCATGGGATCGTGGTCCAGACGATGTCAGAAGTTCTGCCTATCAGGGTCATGCCAGCCCGCATCCTCAGCCATGTCTATGTCAGACTGG GGAACTGCAAGAAGCTGAATTTGAGCGGGAGGCCCTACAGACACATCGGAGTTCTTGGAACATCCAAATTCTACGAGATCAGAAATCGCTCATATATTTTCGCCCCACAG TTTCTGGATCAGCACCATTTCTACCTGGCACTGGACAACCAGATGATTGTGGAGATGTTACGAACAGAGCTGGCCTATCTCTCCTCTTGCTGGAGGATGACAGGGCGGCCCACGCTCACTTTTCCTATCACCCGCAGCATGATGG TTGAAGATGGAGATGCGATTGATCCGTGTATCCTAGCAACCCTCAGGAAGCTACAGGATGGCTATTTTGCTGGAGCGAG GGTGCAGATGTCAGATCTTTCCAGTGTCCAGACCACTTCGTTCCACACTCAGCTCAGCTTCCTGGACCAAGATAACGATGATGGCTTACtcgaggatgaggatgaggaggatgatgacGAATATGGACAGGAATTTAACAACTTTGGGCCCTTAG AGGGCTCAAAAGACATGTTTGACCAGTACCTCACCCAGATTCTCCATAGCACCACCACCAAGTGCCATCTTCCTCCCATCCAGAGGGGGCAGCACCACGTCTTCAGTGCTGAACACACCACCAGAGACATCCTGTCTTTCATGGCCCAAGTCCAGGGCCTGAACATCCCCA AGTCTTCCATGTATCTACCTCTGACTCCTGTCAAGAACAAACGCCGCAAAGCTCTCAACTTACTTGAagttcctcctcatcctcagcctGGCCCAAACGTAAAGCAGCACAAG TCCCACAGTGCTGCTGAACTGCACCTGCCCCGAGACTCCCAGGGCAACACAGACTTTGCAGTGTTGGTGAGGCAGCTGAGAGAGTGTCCGACTCTGCAGGACCAGGCAGACATACTCTACATCCTTTACGCCATGAA AGGAGCTGATTGGCTGGTGGAGTTGTCTGGTCCCGGGCAGGGCGGGGTCAGCGTGCGTTCCCTGCTGGAGGAGCTCTATGTTCAAGCTGGAGCCTGCAAAGAGTGGGGACTCATCAGATACATCTCAGGGATATTACGCAAGAGAGTGGAGGTCCTCGCTGAG GCCTGCACGGATCTGATTTCCCATCACAAGCAGCTGACTGTAGGCTTACCTCCTGAACCCAGGGAAAGAGTCATCACAGT TCCACTTCCTCCCGAGGAGTTGAACACTCTCATCTACGAAGCCAGTGGTCAGGACATCAGTGTAGCTGTACTCACACAG GAAATCATGGTCTATCTAGCCATGTACGTGCGCTCCCAGCCTGCTCTGTTCGGGGACATGCTGCGCCTCAGGATAGGACTCATCATGCAAGTGATGGCCACTGAGCTGGCTCGCAGTCTGCACTGCTCTG GGGAAGAGGCGTCTGAGAGTTTGATGAGCCTGAGTCCTTTTGGCATGAAAAACCTGCTGCATCATATCCTCAGTGGCAAAGAGTTTGGGGTGGAGAGGAGCA TGCGCCCAATCCAGTCAACAGCCACGAGTCCTGCCATCTCCATCCATGAACTCGGCCACACTGGAGCCACCAAGACTGAACGCACAGGAATACACAAGCTGAAGAGTGAGATTAAACAG ATCTTCAGCGGCAGTCTTTCCATGAGTAGCAATGTCACATCTCCTCGCTCCACG CGCTGTAGCAGCCCCTCCACCCCCAGTGGGATCCTGTCCCCAGTGGGCCCCGGTCCAGGAGATGGACAGCTGCACTGGGAGGACAGGCAAGGCCAGTGGCTGAGGAGACGCAGGCTGGATGGAGCTATCAACAGAGCACCAGTGGGTTTCTACCAGAAGGTCTGGAAGATCCTGCAGAAGTGCCACGGCCTGTCCATCGATGGCTACGTGTTGCCCTCCTCTACCACCAGAGAG atgacagagggagagatcaAGTTTGCAGTGCAGGTGGAGTCCGTCCTGAACCACGTCCCTCAACCAGAGTACCGGCAGCTGCTCGTGGAGACTGTGATGGTTCTGAGCCTGGTAGCTGAGGTGGACGTGGACAGCATTGGTGGCATTATACACGTGGAACGCATCCTGCATCTGGCCAATGACCTCTTCCTCAATGACCAG AAATCCCACAGTGCCAGTGATTATTTCCTTGAGAAGGACCCAGCGACCGGAATCTGCAACTTCTTCTACGACAGCGCCCCCAGTGGCAGCTTCGGCACCATGACCTACCTGTCCAAGGCTGCCATCACTTATGTCCAGGACTTCCTGCCGAGCTCCAGCTGCCAGATGCAGTGA
- the ap1s2 gene encoding AP-1 complex subunit sigma-2, with product MQFMLLFSRQGKLRLQKWYVPLSDKERKKISRDLVQTILARKPKMCSFLEWRDLKIVYKRYASLYFCCAVEDQDNELITLEIIHRYVELLDKYFGSVCELDIIFNFEKAYFILDEFLLGGEAQETSKKNVLKAIEQADLLQEEAEAPRSVLEEIGLT from the exons ATGCAGTTCATGCTGTTGTTCAGCCGGCAGGGAAAGCTGCGGTTACAGAAATGGTACGTGCCTCTGTCTgacaaggagaggaagaagatctCCAGAGACCTGGTCCAGACCATACTGGCCAGGAAGCCCAAGATGTGCAGCTTCTTGGAGTGGAGGGACCTCAAGATTGTGTACAAGAG ATACGCCAGCCTGTATTTCTGCTGTGCAGTCGAGGATCAGGATAATGAGCTGATCACCCTGGAGATCATCCACAGATACGTGGAGCTGCTGGACAAATATTTCGGCAGT GTGTGCGAGTTGGACATTATCTTTAACTTTGAGAAGGCCTACTTCATCCTGGATGAGTTCCTGCTGGGCGGAGAGGCACAGGAGACGTCCAAGAAGAACGTGCTGAAGGCCATCGAGCAGGCCGACCTGCTGCAGGAG GAGGCCGAGGCACCACGGAGCGTTTTAGAAGAAATTGGGCTGACATAA
- the zrsr2 gene encoding U2 small nuclear ribonucleoprotein auxiliary factor 35 kDa subunit-related protein 2, with translation MAAPTPLVSAHVCSQKQRRAALRKERRKRKRQALAQVRGCGLQIGAGHVPEEEEIHDEDDEDGDVAGEERLRMHEEWLERERLAQEEFRQRAEREEAARKRKEEEERMIKEEWEAQQKKEQEEKEQKQQDKRDREEAVQKMLDEAENQLENGQPWMNPEAPVKKNCENFGTERDVANCPFFLKTGACRFGDRCSRKHVYPTASPTLMIRGMFTTFGMEQSRRDDYDVDACLEHSEEELQEYFLEFYQDVLPELKSVGMVVQFKVSCNYEPHLRGNVYIQFDTEEQCKEAIIKFNGRYYAGRQLHCEMCPVTRWKNAICGLFDRKKCPKGKHCNFLHVFRNPGNEFWEADRDLHMSPDRSVRGSRREGWHSERHSEWHSERYVDRSWRQRQCSRSPPRSERSHSRRDSDRRRSRSRERSRERRASHQHREDQRSSRHSDRTKDWYLSRSRDRSRNRSRDRSRSRSREMEQDRLRNRSKDKDRDHKHRNRSEERDSRDKDTDTRDKDTDTRDKDTDTRDRSRSTSRERKKERRPKKPDKNEKPLNEDTNTRRRHKQSKKSKKKSKKKHKKKSHSPEGTASSGESEKEKESEQETSANLTATSPAQEINETELIQKNNDSDENPCVDSEKFSPEGESEQP, from the exons ATGGCAGCACCGACACCTCTGGTCTCTGCTCATGTGTGCAG TCAAAAGCAACGCAGGGCTGCTctgaggaaagagagaaggaaacgAAAACGTCAAGCTCTCGCCCAAGTTAGAGGATGTG GATTACAGATTGGAGCAGGCCATGTACCTGAGGAAGAAGAAATACacgatgaggatgatgaggatggagaTGTTGCAGGGGAGGAAAG ACTGCGGATGCATGAAGAGTGGTTGGAAAGAGAGAGGCTTGCCCAGGAGGAGTTCAGGCAGAGGgctgagagggaggaggctgcaaggaaaagaaaagaggaggaagag CGGATGATAAAGGAGGAATGGGAGGCCCAGCAGaagaaagaacaagaagaaaaagagcagaagcagcaggacaagcgagacagagag GAGGCCGTTCAGAAAATGTTGGATGAAGCTGAAAATCAG CTGGAGAATGGACAACCGTGGATGAATCCTGAGGCTCCTGTGAAGAAGAACTGCGAGAACTTTGGAACAGAGCGCGACGTAGCCAACTGTCCGTTCTTCCTGAAGACCGGGGCATGTCGATTCGGAGACAG ATGTTCCCGGAAGCACGTTTATCCCACAGCCAGCCCAACTCTTATGATCCGTGGCATGTTTACGACATTTGGCATGGAGCAGTCGCGACGCGACGATTACGACGTCGATGCTTGTTTGGAGCACAgcgaggaggagctgcaggagtaTTTCCTCGAGTTCTACCAAGACGTCCTGCCGGAGTTGAAGAGTGTCGGCATGGTGGTGCAATTCAAG GTCAGCTGCAATTATGAACCACATCTCAGAGgaaatgtttacattcagtttgaCAC GGAGGAGCAGTGTAAAGAGGCCATTATCAAGTTCAATGGGAGGTACTACGCAGGCCGGCAGCTTCATTGTGAGATGTGTCCTGTTACACGGTGGAAGAATGCTATATGTG GATTGTTTGACAGAAAGAAGTGTCCCAAAGGGAAACATTGCAACTTCCTGCATGTATTCCGAAACCCTGGCAATGAATTCTGGGAGGCCGACAGGGACCTGCACATGTCACCAGACCGCAGCGTCAGGGGGAGTCGCAGAGAGGGGTGGCATTCGGAGCGGCATTCGGAGTGGCATTCGGAGCGATACGTGGACCGATCGTGGAGGCAGCGTCAGTGCAGCAGAAGCCCGCCGAGATCCGAGAGATCACACAGCAGACGGGACAGCGACAGgcggaggagcaggagcagagagaggagcagagagagaagggcCTCCCACCAGCACAGGGAGGACCAGCGGTCATCGAGACACAGTGACAGGACAAAAGATTGGTATCTGAGCAGGAGTAGAGACAGGTCGAGGAATAGAAGTAGAGACAGGTCGAGGAGTAGAAGTAGAGAGATGGAGCAAGACAGGTTGAGAAACAGAAGTAAAGATAAAGACAGGGACCACAAGCATAGAAATAGAAGTGAAGAGAGGGACAGTAGAGACAAAGATACAGACACCAGAGACAAAGATACAGACACCAGAGACAAAGATACAGACACCAGAGACAGGTCAAGAAGCACAagcagagaaaggaagaaagaaaggagaccCAAGAAACCAGATAAAAATGAGAAACCCCTAAATGAGGATACCAACACACGCCGGCGCCACAAACAATccaaaaagagcaaaaagaagAGCAAGAAGAAGCATAAGAAGAAGAGCCATTCTCCTGAAGGGACGGCCTCATCTGGAGAgtcagaaaaggagaaagagtcGGAGCAAGAGACGTCGGCTAATCTCACTGCAACGAGTCCCGCTCAGGAGATAAATGAAACGGAGCTCATTCAGAAAAACAATGACTCGGACGAGAATCCGTGTGTTGACAGTGAGAAGTTTAGTCCCGAGGGGGAAAGTGAACAGCCTTAA
- the LOC129104665 gene encoding transmembrane 6 superfamily member 1-like: MSASAGTGVFVLSLMSIPICYLFNSLIYSNSAEAFFFAGCSTVLILSISARFMLKKKAPVDPLFYVFAVYACLSVVNLIVGLEQDNIIDGFVTFYLREANPHINTAHGHMISYWDGCVHYLMYLVMIAAITWGDCYRDVGLYWVGSFLTRAIVYILGNAVGKYGTHVSPLFLLHMLYVCVSVWACFRIFSQPSTQDVQLTDANRKSILHRPLDLLFIIYLIPAFALCVFRGLIVLDCSSEWSQAYTQQYEPYLKDPSAYPKIQMLVSLLYSGPYYIMTLYGLMVPGCEWMTDLTLVHSGALAQAQFAHIGASLHTRTPFSYRVPSGGQPVFLLVNILYAIVPQALCYRCCNRPAFFLRPILEKKTE, translated from the exons ATGAGCGCTTCTGCAGGGACGGGGGTGTTTGTGCTCTCCTTGATGTCCATCCCCATCtgctatttatttaattccctCATATACAGCAACAG TGCTGAAGCTTTCTTCTTCGCTGGGTGTTCAACAGTCCTCATCCTGTCCATTTCAGCCCGGTTTATGCTCAAGAAGAAGGCTCCAGTAGATCCTCTTTTCTATG TGTTTGCAGTGTATGCATGCCTCAGTGTGGTGAATCTGATCGTAGGGCTGGAGCAGGACAACATCATTGATGGATTCGTGACATTTTACCTCAGAGAGGCAA ATCCACATATTAATACAGCACATGGGCACATGATCTCCTATTGGGATGGCTGTGTGCACTATCTCATGTATCTGGTCATGATTGCTGCGATTACTTGGGG GGACTGTTACAGAGACGTTGGACTCTACTGGGTGGGATCTTTTCTTACGCGTGCCATAGTCTACATTCTTGGAAATGCTGTGG GTAAATATGGGACCCACGTTagccctctcttcctcctccacatgctgtatgtctgtgtgtcagtctggGCCTGCTTCCGTATCTTCAGCCAGCCCTCCACACAGGATGTTCAGTTGACA GATGCCAACAGAAAAAGTATACTTCACAGACCTCTGGACTTACTGTTCATCATCTACCTCATTCCTGCTTTTGCTCTCTGCGTCTTCAGAGGCCTG ATTGTTCTGGATTGTTCCAGCGAATGGTCTCAAGCTTACACACAACAGTATGAGCCTTACCTCAAAGACCCTTCAGCTTATCCTAAAATACAG ATGCTGGTGAGCCTGCTGTACTCTGGACCATATTACATCATGACTCTTTATGGGCTGATGGTCCCAGGATGTGAGTGGATGACGGATCTGACTCTAGTGCACTCGGGAGCACTGGCACAG GCCCAGTTTGCTCATATTGGTGCATCACTTCACACACGGACGCCGTTTTCCTACAGAGTGCCTTCTGGTGGCCAGCCTGTCTTCTTGCTGGTCAATATCCTGTACGCCATTGTTCCTCAGGCTCTGTGCTACCGCTGCTGCAACAGGCCTGCCTTCTTCCTCAGGCCAATTCTAGAAAAGAAGACTGAATGA